The following are encoded together in the uncultured Draconibacterium sp. genome:
- a CDS encoding TolC family protein, which yields MKKYIILLFFPIQMVVGQNTVPLDSCYVWARENYPNLKQSELWQQITALKKGNIETTYFPKVTLNGQLTYQSEVTELPIEVPGITAPTVSKDRYNAYAELQQTIWDGGLSAANKTLEDAILKSNLSQLEVEMYKLNEQVAQAFFTTLVADQQKEVLNAQITTIDERLKTIESGIRNGVTEQSAALVLEAEKLNLEQNIVEIDAAKNASAQMLSILTGETIDKNASFTYTSANANLSSDFLRPELQLFENQRLQLNTQQGLLSKTRNPKLYGFGKVGYGKPGLNMLLDEFKGYYMLGVGVSWNAFDWENTSRQKEILQVQQEMLKSQEATFIQNIELLLVQQKEQIAKLETMLENDNKMVALRTDITKSAASKLENETITASDYVRELQAETISKLNKELHKIQLNQAREKYNLIKGK from the coding sequence ATGAAAAAATACATCATCCTGCTTTTCTTCCCCATTCAAATGGTTGTGGGACAAAATACAGTTCCACTCGACAGCTGTTATGTTTGGGCCCGGGAAAACTATCCGAATTTAAAACAGTCGGAGTTATGGCAACAAATAACAGCACTAAAAAAGGGAAATATTGAAACCACCTATTTCCCTAAAGTAACGCTAAATGGACAGCTTACATACCAATCGGAAGTTACCGAACTCCCCATTGAAGTGCCGGGAATTACAGCCCCCACTGTTTCGAAAGACCGCTACAATGCGTATGCCGAATTGCAACAAACCATTTGGGACGGAGGCTTATCTGCAGCAAACAAAACACTCGAGGACGCCATTTTAAAAAGCAATCTTAGCCAGCTTGAAGTTGAAATGTATAAATTAAACGAGCAGGTGGCACAGGCTTTTTTTACCACTCTGGTAGCCGATCAGCAAAAAGAAGTGTTAAATGCCCAGATCACAACCATCGACGAACGTTTAAAAACAATTGAATCGGGTATCAGAAACGGTGTTACAGAACAATCTGCTGCATTGGTTTTAGAAGCCGAAAAGTTAAACCTGGAACAAAATATTGTTGAAATTGATGCGGCAAAAAATGCTTCGGCGCAAATGCTTTCGATACTTACCGGAGAAACAATTGATAAAAACGCGAGCTTTACCTACACCTCCGCCAATGCAAATTTAAGCTCCGATTTTTTACGTCCCGAACTTCAACTTTTTGAGAACCAACGTTTGCAGCTCAACACGCAACAAGGTTTGTTATCGAAAACACGTAATCCGAAATTGTATGGTTTTGGAAAAGTGGGCTACGGAAAACCCGGTTTGAATATGCTTTTAGACGAATTTAAAGGATATTACATGCTTGGTGTTGGCGTTTCGTGGAATGCTTTTGACTGGGAAAACACATCGCGACAAAAAGAAATTTTGCAAGTACAGCAGGAAATGCTAAAAAGCCAGGAAGCCACATTTATACAGAACATTGAACTGCTGCTGGTTCAGCAAAAAGAACAAATTGCCAAATTGGAAACAATGCTCGAAAACGATAACAAAATGGTGGCACTGCGCACCGACATAACAAAATCAGCAGCCTCAAAGCTTGAAAACGAAACAATTACGGCCTCGGATTATGTAAGGGAACTACAGGCCGAAACCATTTCAAAACTGAACAAAGAATTGCATAAAATTCAACTAAACCAGGCCCGGGAAAAATACAATCTGATAAAAGGGAAATAA
- a CDS encoding TetR/AcrR family transcriptional regulator: protein MNAINKDNTEEKILKAARTIFVRKGMDGARMQEIADEAGINKALLHYYFRSKQKLFEAIFGNIIGQIFPNITSVLLSDKPIEEKIGIFVETYIDMLLQNPYLPAFMLKEINRDSDFFENTIKDRKIELSSIFKMLESEMEAGKIRKMNPRDIIANLLSMCIFPFAAKPMLKLILFGDNHQQYDQYLEQRKSTIKEFALNSIMVKQS from the coding sequence ATGAATGCGATAAATAAAGACAATACAGAGGAGAAAATTCTAAAAGCGGCTCGAACAATATTTGTTCGCAAGGGAATGGATGGCGCAAGAATGCAGGAAATTGCGGACGAAGCCGGTATTAACAAAGCACTTCTTCACTACTATTTCAGATCGAAACAAAAATTGTTTGAAGCAATATTTGGGAATATTATTGGTCAAATTTTTCCAAACATTACGTCGGTTCTACTTTCCGACAAACCCATCGAAGAGAAAATAGGCATATTTGTAGAAACCTACATCGATATGCTTTTGCAAAACCCATACCTCCCGGCATTTATGCTGAAAGAGATAAACCGCGATTCTGATTTTTTTGAGAACACAATTAAGGATAGAAAGATAGAACTGAGTTCCATATTTAAAATGCTTGAATCAGAGATGGAAGCTGGTAAAATTCGCAAAATGAATCCGCGCGATATTATTGCCAATTTACTTTCGATGTGTATTTTCCCATTTGCGGCGAAACCCATGTTAAAACTAATTTTATTTGGTGATAATCATCAACAGTACGATCAATATTTAGAACAACGAAAATCGACCATAAAAGAGTTCGCTTTAAATTCAATTATGGTAAAGCAGAGCTAA
- a CDS encoding DUF1080 domain-containing protein: MKQLRSTLKISILAMVVLISACNSKPKSQDSSESAAHKSGENWIQLFNGEDLNDWQIKFKGDELGVNYNNTFRVEDGLLSVSYENWDEWNGKFGHIFYKDEFSNYKLHVVYRFVGNQAKSGPGWAFRNNGLMIHGQSAESMALDQDFPTSIEVQLLGGVTGKGERSTMNLCTPGTNVVMNDSLIEQHCINSISETQLDDKWVDVMVEVHGGEVIRHFVDGVEVMHYEQPQLDPRDQYYDKMLPLYGDKMISKGTISLQAESSPTQFKTVEVLVLEE, encoded by the coding sequence ATGAAACAATTACGATCAACCTTAAAAATTTCTATTTTGGCTATGGTGGTGCTGATTTCAGCGTGTAATTCAAAACCTAAAAGTCAGGATTCATCCGAATCTGCTGCTCATAAATCGGGCGAAAACTGGATTCAGCTCTTTAATGGTGAAGATTTGAACGATTGGCAAATTAAATTCAAAGGAGATGAATTGGGTGTAAATTATAACAATACATTTCGTGTTGAAGATGGCTTGTTAAGTGTGTCGTACGAAAACTGGGATGAGTGGAATGGAAAGTTTGGCCACATTTTTTACAAAGACGAATTTTCGAACTACAAATTACACGTGGTGTATCGTTTTGTAGGCAATCAGGCAAAGAGCGGTCCCGGTTGGGCATTTCGGAATAACGGTTTAATGATTCACGGACAAAGCGCTGAATCAATGGCTTTGGATCAGGATTTCCCAACATCTATTGAAGTGCAATTGCTGGGTGGAGTAACCGGAAAAGGGGAGAGGTCGACCATGAATTTATGTACCCCCGGAACAAATGTGGTAATGAATGATTCGCTGATTGAGCAGCACTGCATTAACTCAATTTCGGAAACACAGTTGGATGATAAATGGGTTGATGTGATGGTTGAAGTTCATGGAGGTGAGGTAATCCGTCATTTTGTTGACGGTGTGGAAGTAATGCACTACGAACAACCACAGCTTGATCCACGCGACCAGTATTACGATAAAATGCTTCCTCTTTATGGCGATAAAATGATTAGCAAAGGAACCATTTCACTTCAGGCGGAGAGTTCGCCTACCCAATTTAAAACCGTGGAAGTGTTGGTGCTGGAGGAATAG
- a CDS encoding DUF368 domain-containing protein, which translates to MNRTTKDYFTLVLKGMGMGAADVVPGVSGGTIAFITGIYEELINSIKSININAIKLFFTGKFAEFWKAINGTFLLSVFIGIAISIVSLAKGLEFLLNHYPILVWSFFFGLIVASAIYVARSIKKWDLGTVVAGILGIAVAYMITVISPAEANTSYWFIFVSGAIAICAMILPGISGSFILVLLGMYKFILEAVGDVNIAVIGTFMVGAAVGINSFSNVLSWLLKKYHNLTIAVLAGFMVGSLNKVWPWKEVTETIIDRHGELKPIAERNILPATYEQITGNEALLLGALILVIAGFALIFVVEGIGKKLQK; encoded by the coding sequence ATGAACAGAACAACAAAAGACTACTTTACACTGGTATTAAAAGGAATGGGAATGGGTGCTGCTGATGTGGTTCCCGGTGTTTCAGGAGGAACAATTGCTTTTATAACCGGCATTTACGAAGAACTGATAAACTCGATTAAATCGATAAATATAAATGCCATCAAGCTGTTTTTTACCGGAAAGTTTGCCGAATTCTGGAAAGCTATAAATGGCACATTTCTACTCAGTGTTTTTATCGGGATTGCAATTAGTATTGTTTCGCTGGCAAAAGGATTGGAGTTTTTGCTTAACCATTACCCTATTTTAGTTTGGTCGTTCTTTTTTGGTCTGATCGTTGCCTCTGCCATTTATGTTGCACGTTCAATAAAAAAATGGGATTTGGGAACCGTGGTAGCCGGAATTCTTGGAATTGCTGTTGCCTATATGATTACGGTAATTTCGCCTGCCGAAGCCAATACCAGCTACTGGTTTATTTTCGTCTCGGGAGCCATCGCCATTTGCGCCATGATATTACCCGGTATTTCAGGAAGTTTTATTCTGGTTTTACTGGGCATGTACAAATTTATTCTGGAAGCCGTTGGCGATGTAAATATTGCTGTAATCGGAACTTTTATGGTGGGTGCTGCCGTTGGTATAAATTCGTTCTCCAACGTATTATCATGGTTACTAAAGAAATACCACAACCTCACTATCGCCGTTTTAGCAGGATTTATGGTAGGCTCGTTAAACAAAGTATGGCCCTGGAAAGAAGTTACTGAAACGATCATCGACCGTCACGGAGAACTAAAACCCATTGCCGAACGAAATATTTTACCTGCAACTTACGAACAAATTACAGGTAATGAAGCTTTATTATTAGGTGCACTTATTCTGGTTATCGCAGGGTTTGCACTTATTTTTGTTGTTGAAGGTATTGGAAAAAAACTTCAGAAGTAA
- a CDS encoding tetratricopeptide repeat protein: protein MDEERNNFREEDLSEVVNRFKNSLISGRKKYFDVMEFEGIVEQLMEEGDLQSSEIAAKQGIQIHPNAIPLQLKYAQILISKGKYDQAHKYLNFAEKVETANPDVHLLKGSAWLIMGNEQEAKNSFNNAVKHANGEEDDILYHIASAFVQVGEIKKAITYFERALKYNPTNDLVLYDLAFFYDQMGKFKKSIAYYNRFIDNDTYNYTAWFNLGIVYNKAEKHKKAIEAYEYALAINENFHMALFNIGNALANSSKFEAAIEKYYEYLKVDADNDDAYCYIGECHLNLEDYKNSEYNYRKALEINKENDTAWFGIGLLYWIQQRFDDSISLIKQAIDIDEKNSEYWLTLGKVNKDANYREEALKAFKKGAKTDAENTEIWLTWAEALKSYSEPENAIRIIKRGIKNNTDSMLKYRLVALLLENRNQKEAYEWLRKAMKQDFENINYLFDIYPRSMKSKRIKKIVDEYRSGVK, encoded by the coding sequence ATGGACGAGGAAAGAAATAATTTTAGGGAAGAAGATTTAAGTGAAGTAGTTAACAGGTTTAAAAACTCGTTGATTTCCGGCAGGAAGAAATACTTCGACGTGATGGAATTCGAAGGAATTGTTGAGCAGTTAATGGAAGAAGGCGATTTGCAATCATCGGAAATTGCAGCGAAACAGGGAATCCAGATTCATCCCAATGCCATTCCTCTTCAGCTAAAATATGCCCAAATCCTCATCAGCAAAGGGAAATACGACCAGGCTCACAAATACCTTAATTTTGCCGAAAAAGTGGAAACAGCCAATCCCGATGTGCACCTTTTAAAAGGTTCGGCATGGTTGATTATGGGAAACGAACAGGAAGCAAAAAATTCGTTCAACAACGCCGTTAAACATGCCAACGGAGAAGAAGACGATATTTTGTATCACATTGCATCGGCATTTGTTCAGGTTGGAGAAATAAAAAAAGCCATTACCTATTTTGAACGCGCACTCAAATACAATCCTACTAACGATTTGGTGCTGTATGATTTGGCATTTTTTTACGACCAAATGGGCAAATTCAAAAAAAGTATAGCGTATTACAACCGGTTTATCGATAACGATACTTACAACTATACCGCCTGGTTTAATTTAGGAATTGTTTACAACAAAGCGGAAAAACATAAAAAAGCGATTGAGGCATACGAATATGCTTTGGCCATTAACGAAAATTTCCACATGGCTTTGTTTAACATTGGAAATGCCCTGGCCAACTCATCGAAGTTTGAAGCGGCCATCGAAAAATATTACGAATACCTGAAAGTGGATGCCGACAACGACGATGCATATTGTTACATTGGCGAATGTCATTTAAATTTAGAGGACTATAAAAATTCGGAATACAATTACCGGAAAGCCCTTGAAATTAACAAAGAGAACGACACTGCATGGTTTGGCATTGGACTTTTGTACTGGATTCAACAACGATTTGACGACAGTATTTCGTTGATAAAACAAGCCATTGACATTGACGAAAAAAACTCGGAATACTGGCTTACTTTGGGCAAAGTAAACAAAGATGCCAACTACCGCGAGGAAGCATTAAAAGCATTCAAAAAGGGAGCAAAAACTGATGCTGAAAATACCGAAATTTGGCTCACCTGGGCAGAAGCACTAAAATCGTATAGCGAACCTGAAAATGCCATTCGTATTATTAAACGAGGCATAAAAAACAATACCGATTCGATGTTAAAATATCGTTTGGTAGCATTGCTTTTGGAAAACAGGAATCAAAAAGAAGCATACGAATGGTTGCGTAAAGCAATGAAACAAGACTTTGAAAACATCAATTACTTATTCGACATTTATCCCAGATCGATGAAAAGTAAGAGGATCAAAAAAATTGTTGATGAATACAGAAGCGGTGTAAAATAA
- a CDS encoding MaoC family dehydratase gives MGKRVINNYEEFEALLGQVIGVSDYIQITQEQIDKFADATLDFQWIHTDPERAAKESPFKTTIAHGYLSLSMLTYLWYNVVEVNNVKMIVNYGIENLRFQQPVKVNDKIRATVSLNDIKNLRGIAKIQVKIVVDIEGEKKPAYDCLVNFLYHFE, from the coding sequence ATGGGAAAAAGAGTAATTAATAACTACGAAGAATTTGAAGCTCTTTTGGGGCAAGTTATTGGCGTTTCAGATTATATTCAAATTACACAGGAACAAATCGATAAATTTGCCGATGCTACACTCGATTTTCAGTGGATTCATACCGATCCGGAAAGGGCAGCAAAAGAGTCTCCTTTTAAAACAACCATTGCACACGGTTATTTATCGTTGTCGATGTTAACCTACCTGTGGTATAACGTGGTTGAGGTAAATAATGTAAAAATGATTGTTAACTACGGAATTGAAAATTTACGTTTTCAGCAGCCGGTAAAAGTAAACGATAAAATACGTGCAACCGTTTCGTTAAACGATATTAAAAACCTTCGTGGCATTGCCAAAATTCAGGTGAAAATTGTGGTTGATATTGAAGGAGAGAAAAAACCGGCTTACGATTGCCTGGTAAATTTCCTTTATCATTTCGAATAA
- a CDS encoding DMT family transporter — protein sequence MKNSLKSTTFLAIVACWLWSTAFVGVKIGLENHTPLQFAGVRFFISGILIFLYFGKPKQYLAELKANIRFILLLSVVQIFAQYALFYSGINLVPSSLAAMIIGSQPLFIAVVAHFSFHNDKMTPLKTASILIGVVGIAIITLGRSKVEMKGELELLGIALLLINNLVSGYSNVIIAKSSKTVSPVVLSSTSLIIGGIMLSVVSVPLEGIHLGPFPPKYWYALAWLSFLSAAAITIWYSLLKRPGIKVSILNVWKFLIPVSGAALSWIIMKNEKPDFVSIFGMAIIATSLLALNYANRREIRLAALNEQKPNHK from the coding sequence ATGAAAAATAGTTTAAAAAGCACTACGTTTTTGGCCATTGTTGCCTGCTGGCTTTGGTCTACCGCTTTTGTTGGCGTAAAAATTGGCCTCGAAAATCACACTCCTTTACAGTTTGCCGGAGTGCGCTTTTTTATTTCAGGAATTCTCATCTTTCTGTATTTTGGAAAACCCAAACAATATTTAGCAGAATTAAAAGCAAACATAAGATTTATTCTTCTGCTTTCAGTGGTGCAAATTTTTGCTCAATATGCTCTTTTCTATAGTGGAATTAACCTGGTTCCAAGCTCCCTGGCTGCCATGATAATCGGCTCGCAACCTCTATTTATTGCTGTGGTTGCCCACTTCTCTTTTCACAACGACAAAATGACTCCTTTAAAAACAGCTAGTATTTTAATTGGTGTTGTTGGAATTGCCATTATTACACTTGGCCGTTCAAAGGTTGAAATGAAGGGCGAACTCGAACTTTTAGGCATTGCTTTACTTTTAATCAACAACCTGGTTTCGGGGTATTCAAATGTAATTATTGCTAAAAGTTCGAAAACAGTATCTCCGGTGGTTTTAAGTTCAACCTCATTAATAATTGGCGGAATCATGCTATCTGTTGTCTCGGTTCCGCTCGAAGGAATTCATTTGGGTCCTTTCCCTCCAAAATACTGGTATGCATTGGCTTGGCTGAGTTTCTTATCGGCAGCAGCAATTACAATTTGGTACTCCCTGTTAAAACGTCCGGGCATTAAAGTCTCAATTTTAAATGTTTGGAAATTTTTAATTCCGGTGTCCGGAGCTGCTTTAAGCTGGATAATAATGAAAAATGAGAAACCTGATTTTGTTTCTATTTTCGGGATGGCCATAATTGCCACATCGCTGCTGGCATTAAATTACGCCAACCGCCGCGAAATAAGATTGGCTGCTTTAAACGAACAAAAGCCAAATCACAAATAA